The Lysobacter gummosus sequence GCCGCCGAGTTCCGCAATCCGGTGATGCTGTACTCGGTCGGCAAGGACAGTTCGGTGCTGCTGCATCTGCTGCTCAAGGCCTTTTATCCCGCGCGTCCGCCGATTCCGCTGCTGCACGTGGACACCGGCTGGAAGTTCGGCGAAATGATTTCCTTCCGCGACCAGCGCGCGCGCGAAACCGGCGTGGACCTGCGCGTGCACATCAATCCCGACGGTCTGGCCCAGGGCATCGGCCCGGTCAGTCACGGCGCGGCGGTGCATACCGATGTGATGAAGACTCAGGGCCTCAAGCAGGCGCTGGACTGGAACAAGTTCGACGCCGCCATTGGCGGCGCCCGCCGCGACGAAGAAAAATCGCGGGCCAAGGAGCGCATCTTCTCGTTCCGCAATCCGCAGCATCGCTGGGACCCGAAGAACCAGCGCCCGGAGCTGTGGAATCTGTACAACACCCGCATCCACAGCGGCGAAAGCGTGCGCGTGTTTCCGATCTCCAACTGGACCGAGCTGGACGTGTGGCTGTACATCTATCGCGAGCGCATCCCGGTGCCGTCGCTGTACTTCGCCGCGCCGCGTCCGGTGGTGGAGCGCGAGGGCAGCCTGATCCTGGTCGATGACGGGCGTCTACCGCTGCGCGACGGCGAAACGCCGCAGATGCGCAAGGTGCGTTTCCGCACCCTGGGCTGCTATCCGCTGACCGGCGCGATCGAATCCGAAGCCGATACGCTGGAAAAAATCATCGCCGAGATGCTGGTCGCCACCACCTCCGAACGCCAGGGCCGGATGATCGATCACGATCCGTCCGCCTCGATGGAGCGCAAGAAGCAGGAGGGCTATTTCTGATGAAGCCGGGACTGGAAATTCGCGATTCGGGATTCGCGCAAGCGCGCGGCGGGGCGGCCGAGGGTTCGACGGACAAGGCGGAGGCGAGCGTGTTGGCTTTCGCCAATCCCGAATCGCGAATCCCCGATTTCGCGGGCGACGCCATCGCCGCCTACCTGCAGCAGCACGAACGCAAGAGCCTGCTGCGCTTCATCACCTGCGGCAGCGTGGACGACGGCAAGAGCACGCTGATCGGCCGCCTGCTGCACGACACCCAGCGCCTGTTCGAAGACCAGCTGGCCGCGCTCGACGCCGACAGCCGCCGTCACGGCACCCGCAACGGCGAAGTCGATTACGCCTTGTTGGTCGATGGCCTGGCCGCCGAGCGCGAGCAGGGCATCACCATCGATGTCGCCTATCGCTATTTCGGCACCGACCAGCGCAAGTTCATCGTCGCCGACTGCCCGGGCCATGAGCAGTACACCCGCAACATGGCCACCGGCGCGTCCACCGCCGATCTGGCGGTGGTGTTGGTGGATGCGCGCAAGGGCCTGCTGACGCAGACGCGCCGCCACAGCTATATCGTTTCGCTACTGGGCATCCGCCATGTGCTGCTGGCGGTGAACAAGATGGATCTGGTCGATTTCGATCAGGACGTGTTCGACCGCATCGTCGGCGAATACCGCGAACTCGCGGCGAAGCTCGGCATCGATCACGTGCAGGCGGTGCCGCTGTCGGCGCTCAACGGCGACAACCTCACCGCTGCTTCGGCGTCCACGCCCTGGTACACCGGGCCGAGCGTGCTCGAACACCTGGAAACGGTCGATGTCTCGCATCGCGCGGCCGAGATCGGCTTACGCCTGCCGGTGCAATGGGTCAATCGTCCGCACCAGGACTTCCGCGGCTTCGCCGGCACCATCACCGCCGGCTCGGTGCGGCCGGGCGACGAAATCGTCGCGCTGCCGTCGGGGCGTCGCTCACGCGTGCAACGCATCGTCACCGCCGACGGCGATCTGGCCCAGGCCTTCGCCGGGCAGGCGGTCACGCTGACGCTGGCGGACGAACTCGATATCAGCCGCGGCGACGTGATCGCCAGCGCGGCGCA is a genomic window containing:
- the cysD gene encoding sulfate adenylyltransferase subunit CysD, whose product is MSASPDLSVLFDPSAAVETPVHGGPRLAPHALSHLDKLEAESIHILREVAAEFRNPVMLYSVGKDSSVLLHLLLKAFYPARPPIPLLHVDTGWKFGEMISFRDQRARETGVDLRVHINPDGLAQGIGPVSHGAAVHTDVMKTQGLKQALDWNKFDAAIGGARRDEEKSRAKERIFSFRNPQHRWDPKNQRPELWNLYNTRIHSGESVRVFPISNWTELDVWLYIYRERIPVPSLYFAAPRPVVEREGSLILVDDGRLPLRDGETPQMRKVRFRTLGCYPLTGAIESEADTLEKIIAEMLVATTSERQGRMIDHDPSASMERKKQEGYF
- the cysN gene encoding sulfate adenylyltransferase subunit CysN, with translation MKPGLEIRDSGFAQARGGAAEGSTDKAEASVLAFANPESRIPDFAGDAIAAYLQQHERKSLLRFITCGSVDDGKSTLIGRLLHDTQRLFEDQLAALDADSRRHGTRNGEVDYALLVDGLAAEREQGITIDVAYRYFGTDQRKFIVADCPGHEQYTRNMATGASTADLAVVLVDARKGLLTQTRRHSYIVSLLGIRHVLLAVNKMDLVDFDQDVFDRIVGEYRELAAKLGIDHVQAVPLSALNGDNLTAASASTPWYTGPSVLEHLETVDVSHRAAEIGLRLPVQWVNRPHQDFRGFAGTITAGSVRPGDEIVALPSGRRSRVQRIVTADGDLAQAFAGQAVTLTLADELDISRGDVIASAAQPAQVADQFAAHLLWMDAKPLLPSRSYWLKIGTRTVAVSITEIKHKIDVNTQAQLAARQLELNEVAYCNLSLDQPIAFEVYRDNRDLGGFVLIDRQTNATVAAGTLDFALRRAENIHWQPVDVDKAARSRSKQQTPRCVWFTGLSGSGKSTIANLVDKQLHALGHHTFILDGDNVRHGLNKDLGFTDADRVENIRRVAEVAKLMTDAGLIVLVSFISPFRAERRLARELFGDGEFVEVFVDTPLGEAERRDVKGLYAKARAGKIPNFTGIDSPYEAPESPELRLDTLEEDAQALAQRVVDYLRD